A single Cottoperca gobio chromosome 3, fCotGob3.1, whole genome shotgun sequence DNA region contains:
- the LOC115004842 gene encoding ribosomal protein S6 kinase alpha-2-like — protein sequence MDTSTRKFTVRRWFSIYLKNKAARNKNNTGFCQLEDDSILKEIDISHHVKEGCEKADPSQFQLLKVLGQGSYGKVFLVRKIRGVDRGQLYAMKVLKKATLKVRDRVRSKMERDILAEVNHPFIVKLHYAFQTEGKLYLILDFLRGGDLFTRLSKEVMFTEEDVKFYLAELALALDHLHSLGIIYRDLKPENILLDEEGNIKITDFGLSKEAIDHDKRAYSFCGTIEYMAPEVVNRRGHTQSADWWSFGVLMFEMLTGSLPFQGKDRKETMALILKAKLGMPQFLSPEVQSLLRALFKRNPANRLGAGPDGVEEIKRHRFFASINWVKLYRKEMRPPFKPTVGRPEDTFHFDPEFTSRTPTDSPGLPPSANTHQLFRGFSFVATNQSQEPIVATVAASRQEVNNINPITKHLKGDVAFSDVYELKEEVGQTTNSVCKRCLHRVTAVEYSVKIIERARKDPSEEIEILLRYGQHPNIITLKDVFDDGQCVSLVQDLLRGDEVLDRALTVPHFTERDASDIICTLTKTVEYLHSQGVVHRDLKPSNIRYSDDSGLPECIRISDFGFAKQLRAENGLLMTPCYTATFMAPEVLKKQGYDAACDIWSMGIMLYTMIAGFSPFASSSEDTAEEILAQIGCGIFIITGGNWELVSDAAKDIVIKMLHVDPHQRLTAPQVLRHPWIVDRDQLSDKALSRQDALTVKGALSATYSALKRCAPAPVLEAVQSSSLAQRRGMKNLESPKVNSELKEK from the exons ATGGATACCAGCACGCGAAAATTCACAGTGCGGAGATGGTTTTCTATCTACCTGAAGAACAAGGCTGCaaggaacaaaaacaacaccggCTTCTGTCAGCTAGAG GATGACAGTATCCTGAAGGAGATTGACATCAGCCACCATGTTAAGGAAGGCTGTGAGAAAGCAGACCCCTCTCAGTTCCAGCTGCTTAAAGTGCTTGGACAGGGCTCCTATGGAAAG GTGTTTCTGGTGAGAAAGATCAGAGGAGTGGACAGAGGACAGCTGTATGCCATGAAGGTCCTGAAGAAAGCCACACTGAAAG TTCGGGATCGCGTGCGGTCTAAGATGGAAAGAGACATTCTGGCAGAAGTGAATCATCCATTCATAGTTAAACTGCACTATG ccTTCCAGACAGAAGGAAAGCTCTATCTGATCCTAGACTTCCTACGAGGGGGAGACCTTTTCACTCGTCTGTCAAAGGAG GTAATGTTTACAGAAGAGGATGTGAAGTTCTACCTTGCTGAGTTGGCCCTGGCCTTGGACCATCTACACAGTCTGGGAATCATCTACAGGGACCTCAAACCTGAAAA TATACTTCTGGACGAAGAAGGAAACATTAAGATAACTG acTTTGGATTGAGTAAGGAGGCCATCGACCATGATAAAAGAGCGTATTCCTTCTGTGGAACAATCGAGTACATGGCACCAGAGGTTGTGAACAGGAGAGGGCATACACAAAGTGCTGACTGGTGGTCATTTGGGGTACTTATG TTTGAGATGTTGACAGGATCATTACCGTTCCAAGGAAAAGACCGGAAGGAAACAATGGCACTTATTCTAAA GGCGAAGCTGGGAATGCCACAGTTCCTCAGTCCTGAAGTGCAGAGCTTATTACGAGCGCTCTTCAAGAGGAACCCTGCTAATCGACTAg GTGCAGGACCAGATGGAGTggaggaaataaaaagacaccGCTTCTTTGCATCGATAAACTGGGTT AAGCTGTACAGGAAAGAAATGCGGCCTCCGTTCAAACCGACAGTTGGAAGACCTGAAGACACTTTTCATTTCGACCCTGAGTTCACCTCCAGAACGCCCACCG ATTCTCCCGGCCTCCCTCCGAgcgcaaacacacaccagctgtTTCGTGGCTTCAGCTTTGTTGCAACGAATCAAAGTCAGGAGCCTATTGTTGCTACGGTAGCAGCTTCTCGACAGGAGGTGAACAACATCAACCCCATAACAAAG CATCTCAAAGGTGATGTCGCCTTCAGTGATGTATATGAGCTTAAGGAGGAAGTTGGACAGACAACGAATTCTGTCTGCAAAAGATGTTTGCACAGAGTTACTGCTGTGGAGTATTCAGTGAAG aTCATTGAGAGGGCGAGGAAAGATCCATCAGAGGAGATTGAGATTCTTTTAAGATACGGACAGCATCCAAATATTATTACCCTGAAGGAT GTGTTTGACGATGGCCAGTGTGTGTCCCTAGTTCAGGATTTACTGAGAGGAGACGAGGTGCTGGACAGAGCTCTGACGGTGCCACATTTCACAGAGAGAGATGCGTCAGACATCATCTGCACGCTGACCAAGACTGTGGAATATTTACACTCACAGggg GTTGTGCATCGAGACCTGAAGCCCAGTAATATTCGCTACTCTGATGACAGTGGACTCCCAGAATGCATCAGGATAAGTGATTTTGGTTTCGCCAAACAGCTCAGGGCTGAGAATGGCTTGTTGATGACCCCCTGTTACACGGCTACGTTCATGGCTCCTGAG gttctGAAGAAGCAGGGTTATGATGCAGCCTGTGACATCTGGAGCATGGGGATCATGCTCTACACCATGATAGCTGG TTTCAGTCCGTTTGCCAGCAGTTCTgaggacacagcagaggaaattCTGGCTCAAATCGGCTGCGGGATATTCATTATCACAGGGGGGAACTGGGAGCTGGTATCAGACGCTGCCAAG GACATTGTGATCAAGATGCTCCATGTGGATCCTCACCAGCGCCTCACTGCTCCCCAG GTTCTTCGTCACCCCTGGATTGTAGacagagaccagctctctgacaAAGCTCTCAGCAGACAAGATGCTCTTACTGTCAAG GGGGCACTGTCTGCCACCTACTCCGCTCTGAAGCGCTGTGCTCCTGCTCCAGTCCTGGAGGCTGTTCAGTCCTCCAGCCTGGCTCAGCGGCGAGGAATGAAGAACCTTGAGAGTCCCAAAGTTAATTCAGAACTTAAAGAAAAGTAG